Proteins encoded within one genomic window of Callithrix jacchus isolate 240 chromosome 11, calJac240_pri, whole genome shotgun sequence:
- the DBNL gene encoding drebrin-like protein isoform X1 — protein MAANLSRNGPALQEAYVRVVTEKSPTDWALFTYEGNSNDIRVAGTGEGGLEEMVEELNSGKVMYAFCRVKDPNSGLPKFVLINWTGEGVNDVRKGACASHVSTMANFLKGAHVTINARAEEDVEPECIMEKVAKASGANYSFHKESGRFQDTGPQAPVGSVYQKTNAVSEIKRVGKDSFWAKAEKEEENRRLEEKRRAEEVQRQLEQERRERELREAARREQRYQEQGGEASPQSRTWEQQQEVVSRNRDEQGTTCASLQESAVHPREIFKQKERAMSTTSISSPQPGKLRSPFLQKQLTQPETHFSREPAATVSRPRADLHEELVPSTPACLVQAEEEAVYEEPPEQETFYEEPPLVQQQGAGSEHTDHHMQGQGLSGQGLCARALYDYQAADDTEISFDPENLITGIEVIDEGWWRGYGPDGHFGMFPANYVELIE, from the exons ATGGCGGCGAATCTAAGCCGGAACGGGCCGGCGCTGCAGGAGGCCTACGTGCGGGTGGTCACCGAGAAGTCCCCAACCGACTG GGCTCTCTTTACCTATGAAGGCAATAGCAATGACATCCGTGTGGCTGGCACAGGGG AGGGTGGTCTGGAGGAGATGGTGGAGGAGCTCAACAGCGGGAAGGTGATGTACGCCTTCTGCAGAGTGAAGGACCCCAACTCTGGACTACCCAAATTTGTCCTCATCAACTGG ACAGGCGAGGGTGTGAACGATGTGCGGAAAGGAGCCTGCGCCAGCCACGTCAGCACCATGGCCAACTTCCTGAAG GGGGCCCACGTGACCATCAACGCACGGGCCGAGGAGGATGTGGAGCCTGAATGCATCATGGAGAAGGTGGCCAAGGCTTCAGGTGCCAACTACAGCTTTCACAAAGAGAGTGGCCGCTTCCAGGACACGGGGCCCCAGGCCCCAGTG GGCTCTGTATACCAGAAGACCAATGCTGTGTCTGAGATTAAAAGGGTTGGTAAAGACAGCTTCTGGGCCAAAGCAGAG aaggaggaagagaaccGTCGGCTGGAGGAAAAGCGGCGGGCTGAGGAGGTGCAGCGGCAGCTGGAGCAGGAGCGCCGGGAGCGTGAGCTGCGTGAGGCTGCACGCCGGGAGCAGCGCTATCAGGAGCAGGGTGGCGAGGCCAGCCCCCAGAG CAGGACATGGGAGCAGCAGCAAGAAGTGGTTTCAAGGAACCGAGATGAGCAG GGGACGACATGTGCTTCCCTGCAGGAGTCTGCTGTGCACCCACGGGAGATTTTCAAGCAAAAGGAGAGGGCCATGTCCACCACCTCCATCTCCAGTCCTCAGCCGG GCAAGCTGAGGAGCCCCTTCCTGCAAAAGCAGCTCACCCAACCAGAGACCCACTTCAGCAGAGAGCCAGCTGCCACCGTCTCAAGGCCCAGGGCAG ATCTCCATGAGGAGCTGGTGCCCAGCACTCCTGCATGTCTGGTGCAGGCAGAAGAGGAGGCTGTGTATGAGGAGCCCCCGGAGCAGGAGACCTTCTACGAGGAGCCCCCGCTG GTGCAGCAGCAAGGTGCCGGCTCTGAGCACACTGACCACCACATGCAGGGCCAGGGGCTCAGTGGGCAAGGGCTCTGTGCTCGTGCCCTGTATGACTATCAGGCAG CTGACGACACAGAGATCTCCTTTGACCCGGAGAACCTCATCACGGGCATTGAGGTGATCGACGAAGGCTGGTGGCGTGGCTATGGGCCGGATGGCCACTTTGGCATGTTCCCTGCCAACTACGTGGAGCTCATTGAGTGA
- the DBNL gene encoding drebrin-like protein isoform X3, giving the protein MAANLSRNGPALQEAYVRVVTEKSPTDWALFTYEGNSNDIRVAGTGEGGLEEMVEELNSGKVMYAFCRVKDPNSGLPKFVLINWTGEGVNDVRKGACASHVSTMANFLKGAHVTINARAEEDVEPECIMEKVAKASGANYSFHKESGRFQDTGPQAPVGSVYQKTNAVSEIKRVGKDSFWAKAEKEEENRRLEEKRRAEEVQRQLEQERRERELREAARREQRYQEQGGEASPQSRTWEQQQEVVSRNRDEQESAVHPREIFKQKERAMSTTSISSPQPGKLRSPFLQKQLTQPETHFSREPAATVSRPRADLHEELVPSTPACLVQAEEEAVYEEPPEQETFYEEPPLVQQQGAGSEHTDHHMQGQGLSGQGLCARALYDYQAADDTEISFDPENLITGIEVIDEGWWRGYGPDGHFGMFPANYVELIE; this is encoded by the exons ATGGCGGCGAATCTAAGCCGGAACGGGCCGGCGCTGCAGGAGGCCTACGTGCGGGTGGTCACCGAGAAGTCCCCAACCGACTG GGCTCTCTTTACCTATGAAGGCAATAGCAATGACATCCGTGTGGCTGGCACAGGGG AGGGTGGTCTGGAGGAGATGGTGGAGGAGCTCAACAGCGGGAAGGTGATGTACGCCTTCTGCAGAGTGAAGGACCCCAACTCTGGACTACCCAAATTTGTCCTCATCAACTGG ACAGGCGAGGGTGTGAACGATGTGCGGAAAGGAGCCTGCGCCAGCCACGTCAGCACCATGGCCAACTTCCTGAAG GGGGCCCACGTGACCATCAACGCACGGGCCGAGGAGGATGTGGAGCCTGAATGCATCATGGAGAAGGTGGCCAAGGCTTCAGGTGCCAACTACAGCTTTCACAAAGAGAGTGGCCGCTTCCAGGACACGGGGCCCCAGGCCCCAGTG GGCTCTGTATACCAGAAGACCAATGCTGTGTCTGAGATTAAAAGGGTTGGTAAAGACAGCTTCTGGGCCAAAGCAGAG aaggaggaagagaaccGTCGGCTGGAGGAAAAGCGGCGGGCTGAGGAGGTGCAGCGGCAGCTGGAGCAGGAGCGCCGGGAGCGTGAGCTGCGTGAGGCTGCACGCCGGGAGCAGCGCTATCAGGAGCAGGGTGGCGAGGCCAGCCCCCAGAG CAGGACATGGGAGCAGCAGCAAGAAGTGGTTTCAAGGAACCGAGATGAGCAG GAGTCTGCTGTGCACCCACGGGAGATTTTCAAGCAAAAGGAGAGGGCCATGTCCACCACCTCCATCTCCAGTCCTCAGCCGG GCAAGCTGAGGAGCCCCTTCCTGCAAAAGCAGCTCACCCAACCAGAGACCCACTTCAGCAGAGAGCCAGCTGCCACCGTCTCAAGGCCCAGGGCAG ATCTCCATGAGGAGCTGGTGCCCAGCACTCCTGCATGTCTGGTGCAGGCAGAAGAGGAGGCTGTGTATGAGGAGCCCCCGGAGCAGGAGACCTTCTACGAGGAGCCCCCGCTG GTGCAGCAGCAAGGTGCCGGCTCTGAGCACACTGACCACCACATGCAGGGCCAGGGGCTCAGTGGGCAAGGGCTCTGTGCTCGTGCCCTGTATGACTATCAGGCAG CTGACGACACAGAGATCTCCTTTGACCCGGAGAACCTCATCACGGGCATTGAGGTGATCGACGAAGGCTGGTGGCGTGGCTATGGGCCGGATGGCCACTTTGGCATGTTCCCTGCCAACTACGTGGAGCTCATTGAGTGA
- the UBE2D4 gene encoding ubiquitin-conjugating enzyme E2 D4 isoform X7, whose product MALKRIQKELTDLQRDPPAQCSAGPVGDDLFHWQATIMGPNDSPYQGGVFFLTIHFPTDYPFKPPKVAFTTKIYHPNINSNGSICLDILRSQWSPALTVSKVLLSICSLLCDPNPDDPLVPEVAHTYKADREKYNRLAREWTQKYAM is encoded by the exons GAATTAACCGACTTGCAGAGGGATCCTCCTGCCCAGTGTTCTGCGGGACCGGTAGGTGATGACT TGTTCCACTGGCAGGCCACCATCATGGGCCCG AATGACAGTCCTTACCAAGGAGGTGTTTTCTTCCTGACCATCCACTTTCCTACGGATTACCCATTCAAGCCCCCAAAG GTCGCTTTCACAACCAAAATTTATCACCCTAATATCAACAGCAATGGCAGCATCTGCCTCGATATCCTGCGGTCTCAGTGGTCTCCAGCGTTGACTGTGTCAAAAG ttcTCTTGTCCATCTGCTCACTGCTCTGCGACCCCAACCCCGATGACCCTCTGGTACcagaggtagctcacacctacaAGGCCGACAGAGAGAA gtacaACAGACTAGCAAGAGAGTGGACACAAAAATATGCTATGTAA
- the UBE2D4 gene encoding ubiquitin-conjugating enzyme E2 D4 isoform X3, producing MALKRIQKELTDLQRDPPAQCSAGPVGDDLFHWQATIMGPNDSPYQGGVFFLTIHFPTDYPFKPPKVAFTTKIYHPNINSNGSICLDILRSQWSPALTVSKVLLSICSLLCDPNPDDPLVPEVAHTYKADREKYNRLAREWTQKYAITQCHPGCPRQSRLSSHPSAAEPQESPLILEGIGNSVTGK from the exons GAATTAACCGACTTGCAGAGGGATCCTCCTGCCCAGTGTTCTGCGGGACCGGTAGGTGATGACT TGTTCCACTGGCAGGCCACCATCATGGGCCCG AATGACAGTCCTTACCAAGGAGGTGTTTTCTTCCTGACCATCCACTTTCCTACGGATTACCCATTCAAGCCCCCAAAG GTCGCTTTCACAACCAAAATTTATCACCCTAATATCAACAGCAATGGCAGCATCTGCCTCGATATCCTGCGGTCTCAGTGGTCTCCAGCGTTGACTGTGTCAAAAG ttcTCTTGTCCATCTGCTCACTGCTCTGCGACCCCAACCCCGATGACCCTCTGGTACcagaggtagctcacacctacaAGGCCGACAGAGAGAA gtacaACAGACTAGCAAGAGAGTGGACACAAAAATATGCTAT AACTCAGTGCCATCCTGGGTGCCCAAGGCAGAGCAGGCTTTCCTCACACCCGTCCGCTGCAGAACCTCAGGAGTCTCCGCTCATCCTGGAGGGAATTGGGAACAGCGTCACTGGGAAGTGA
- the DBNL gene encoding drebrin-like protein isoform X4, with protein sequence MAANLSRNGPALQEAYVRVVTEKSPTDWALFTYEGNSNDIRVAGTGEGGLEEMVEELNSGKVMYAFCRVKDPNSGLPKFVLINWTGEGVNDVRKGACASHVSTMANFLKGAHVTINARAEEDVEPECIMEKVAKASGANYSFHKESGRFQDTGPQAPVGSVYQKTNAVSEIKRVGKDSFWAKAEKEEENRRLEEKRRAEEVQRQLEQERRERELREAARREQRYQEQGGEASPQRTWEQQQEVVSRNRDEQESAVHPREIFKQKERAMSTTSISSPQPGKLRSPFLQKQLTQPETHFSREPAATVSRPRADLHEELVPSTPACLVQAEEEAVYEEPPEQETFYEEPPLVQQQGAGSEHTDHHMQGQGLSGQGLCARALYDYQAADDTEISFDPENLITGIEVIDEGWWRGYGPDGHFGMFPANYVELIE encoded by the exons ATGGCGGCGAATCTAAGCCGGAACGGGCCGGCGCTGCAGGAGGCCTACGTGCGGGTGGTCACCGAGAAGTCCCCAACCGACTG GGCTCTCTTTACCTATGAAGGCAATAGCAATGACATCCGTGTGGCTGGCACAGGGG AGGGTGGTCTGGAGGAGATGGTGGAGGAGCTCAACAGCGGGAAGGTGATGTACGCCTTCTGCAGAGTGAAGGACCCCAACTCTGGACTACCCAAATTTGTCCTCATCAACTGG ACAGGCGAGGGTGTGAACGATGTGCGGAAAGGAGCCTGCGCCAGCCACGTCAGCACCATGGCCAACTTCCTGAAG GGGGCCCACGTGACCATCAACGCACGGGCCGAGGAGGATGTGGAGCCTGAATGCATCATGGAGAAGGTGGCCAAGGCTTCAGGTGCCAACTACAGCTTTCACAAAGAGAGTGGCCGCTTCCAGGACACGGGGCCCCAGGCCCCAGTG GGCTCTGTATACCAGAAGACCAATGCTGTGTCTGAGATTAAAAGGGTTGGTAAAGACAGCTTCTGGGCCAAAGCAGAG aaggaggaagagaaccGTCGGCTGGAGGAAAAGCGGCGGGCTGAGGAGGTGCAGCGGCAGCTGGAGCAGGAGCGCCGGGAGCGTGAGCTGCGTGAGGCTGCACGCCGGGAGCAGCGCTATCAGGAGCAGGGTGGCGAGGCCAGCCCCCAGAG GACATGGGAGCAGCAGCAAGAAGTGGTTTCAAGGAACCGAGATGAGCAG GAGTCTGCTGTGCACCCACGGGAGATTTTCAAGCAAAAGGAGAGGGCCATGTCCACCACCTCCATCTCCAGTCCTCAGCCGG GCAAGCTGAGGAGCCCCTTCCTGCAAAAGCAGCTCACCCAACCAGAGACCCACTTCAGCAGAGAGCCAGCTGCCACCGTCTCAAGGCCCAGGGCAG ATCTCCATGAGGAGCTGGTGCCCAGCACTCCTGCATGTCTGGTGCAGGCAGAAGAGGAGGCTGTGTATGAGGAGCCCCCGGAGCAGGAGACCTTCTACGAGGAGCCCCCGCTG GTGCAGCAGCAAGGTGCCGGCTCTGAGCACACTGACCACCACATGCAGGGCCAGGGGCTCAGTGGGCAAGGGCTCTGTGCTCGTGCCCTGTATGACTATCAGGCAG CTGACGACACAGAGATCTCCTTTGACCCGGAGAACCTCATCACGGGCATTGAGGTGATCGACGAAGGCTGGTGGCGTGGCTATGGGCCGGATGGCCACTTTGGCATGTTCCCTGCCAACTACGTGGAGCTCATTGAGTGA
- the UBE2D4 gene encoding ubiquitin-conjugating enzyme E2 D4 isoform X6: protein MGPNDSPYQGGVFFLTIHFPTDYPFKPPKVAFTTKIYHPNINSNGSICLDILRSQWSPALTVSKVLLSICSLLCDPNPDDPLVPEVAHTYKADREKYNRLAREWTQKYAITQCHPGCPRQSRLSSHPSAAEPQESPLILEGIGNSVTGK, encoded by the exons ATGGGCCCG AATGACAGTCCTTACCAAGGAGGTGTTTTCTTCCTGACCATCCACTTTCCTACGGATTACCCATTCAAGCCCCCAAAG GTCGCTTTCACAACCAAAATTTATCACCCTAATATCAACAGCAATGGCAGCATCTGCCTCGATATCCTGCGGTCTCAGTGGTCTCCAGCGTTGACTGTGTCAAAAG ttcTCTTGTCCATCTGCTCACTGCTCTGCGACCCCAACCCCGATGACCCTCTGGTACcagaggtagctcacacctacaAGGCCGACAGAGAGAA gtacaACAGACTAGCAAGAGAGTGGACACAAAAATATGCTAT AACTCAGTGCCATCCTGGGTGCCCAAGGCAGAGCAGGCTTTCCTCACACCCGTCCGCTGCAGAACCTCAGGAGTCTCCGCTCATCCTGGAGGGAATTGGGAACAGCGTCACTGGGAAGTGA
- the DBNL gene encoding drebrin-like protein isoform X2 gives MAANLSRNGPALQEAYVRVVTEKSPTDWALFTYEGNSNDIRVAGTGEGGLEEMVEELNSGKVMYAFCRVKDPNSGLPKFVLINWTGEGVNDVRKGACASHVSTMANFLKGAHVTINARAEEDVEPECIMEKVAKASGANYSFHKESGRFQDTGPQAPVGSVYQKTNAVSEIKRVGKDSFWAKAEKEEENRRLEEKRRAEEVQRQLEQERRERELREAARREQRYQEQGGEASPQRTWEQQQEVVSRNRDEQGTTCASLQESAVHPREIFKQKERAMSTTSISSPQPGKLRSPFLQKQLTQPETHFSREPAATVSRPRADLHEELVPSTPACLVQAEEEAVYEEPPEQETFYEEPPLVQQQGAGSEHTDHHMQGQGLSGQGLCARALYDYQAADDTEISFDPENLITGIEVIDEGWWRGYGPDGHFGMFPANYVELIE, from the exons ATGGCGGCGAATCTAAGCCGGAACGGGCCGGCGCTGCAGGAGGCCTACGTGCGGGTGGTCACCGAGAAGTCCCCAACCGACTG GGCTCTCTTTACCTATGAAGGCAATAGCAATGACATCCGTGTGGCTGGCACAGGGG AGGGTGGTCTGGAGGAGATGGTGGAGGAGCTCAACAGCGGGAAGGTGATGTACGCCTTCTGCAGAGTGAAGGACCCCAACTCTGGACTACCCAAATTTGTCCTCATCAACTGG ACAGGCGAGGGTGTGAACGATGTGCGGAAAGGAGCCTGCGCCAGCCACGTCAGCACCATGGCCAACTTCCTGAAG GGGGCCCACGTGACCATCAACGCACGGGCCGAGGAGGATGTGGAGCCTGAATGCATCATGGAGAAGGTGGCCAAGGCTTCAGGTGCCAACTACAGCTTTCACAAAGAGAGTGGCCGCTTCCAGGACACGGGGCCCCAGGCCCCAGTG GGCTCTGTATACCAGAAGACCAATGCTGTGTCTGAGATTAAAAGGGTTGGTAAAGACAGCTTCTGGGCCAAAGCAGAG aaggaggaagagaaccGTCGGCTGGAGGAAAAGCGGCGGGCTGAGGAGGTGCAGCGGCAGCTGGAGCAGGAGCGCCGGGAGCGTGAGCTGCGTGAGGCTGCACGCCGGGAGCAGCGCTATCAGGAGCAGGGTGGCGAGGCCAGCCCCCAGAG GACATGGGAGCAGCAGCAAGAAGTGGTTTCAAGGAACCGAGATGAGCAG GGGACGACATGTGCTTCCCTGCAGGAGTCTGCTGTGCACCCACGGGAGATTTTCAAGCAAAAGGAGAGGGCCATGTCCACCACCTCCATCTCCAGTCCTCAGCCGG GCAAGCTGAGGAGCCCCTTCCTGCAAAAGCAGCTCACCCAACCAGAGACCCACTTCAGCAGAGAGCCAGCTGCCACCGTCTCAAGGCCCAGGGCAG ATCTCCATGAGGAGCTGGTGCCCAGCACTCCTGCATGTCTGGTGCAGGCAGAAGAGGAGGCTGTGTATGAGGAGCCCCCGGAGCAGGAGACCTTCTACGAGGAGCCCCCGCTG GTGCAGCAGCAAGGTGCCGGCTCTGAGCACACTGACCACCACATGCAGGGCCAGGGGCTCAGTGGGCAAGGGCTCTGTGCTCGTGCCCTGTATGACTATCAGGCAG CTGACGACACAGAGATCTCCTTTGACCCGGAGAACCTCATCACGGGCATTGAGGTGATCGACGAAGGCTGGTGGCGTGGCTATGGGCCGGATGGCCACTTTGGCATGTTCCCTGCCAACTACGTGGAGCTCATTGAGTGA
- the UBE2D4 gene encoding ubiquitin-conjugating enzyme E2 D4 isoform X2, which translates to MVQTRVVLRGSAEVTGFYPSGINRLAEGSSCPVFCGTVFHWQATIMGPNDSPYQGGVFFLTIHFPTDYPFKPPKVAFTTKIYHPNINSNGSICLDILRSQWSPALTVSKVLLSICSLLCDPNPDDPLVPEVAHTYKADREKYNRLAREWTQKYAITQCHPGCPRQSRLSSHPSAAEPQESPLILEGIGNSVTGK; encoded by the exons GAATTAACCGACTTGCAGAGGGATCCTCCTGCCCAGTGTTCTGCGGGACCG TGTTCCACTGGCAGGCCACCATCATGGGCCCG AATGACAGTCCTTACCAAGGAGGTGTTTTCTTCCTGACCATCCACTTTCCTACGGATTACCCATTCAAGCCCCCAAAG GTCGCTTTCACAACCAAAATTTATCACCCTAATATCAACAGCAATGGCAGCATCTGCCTCGATATCCTGCGGTCTCAGTGGTCTCCAGCGTTGACTGTGTCAAAAG ttcTCTTGTCCATCTGCTCACTGCTCTGCGACCCCAACCCCGATGACCCTCTGGTACcagaggtagctcacacctacaAGGCCGACAGAGAGAA gtacaACAGACTAGCAAGAGAGTGGACACAAAAATATGCTAT AACTCAGTGCCATCCTGGGTGCCCAAGGCAGAGCAGGCTTTCCTCACACCCGTCCGCTGCAGAACCTCAGGAGTCTCCGCTCATCCTGGAGGGAATTGGGAACAGCGTCACTGGGAAGTGA